TAAAAGGTTGCGCTCTATCATGTCGTTGTCCTTCGGGGTTTCCATTGTAAAATAGAGGAGGAGCCGAAAGGCCCCGATAGCCAGCAAAATAATCGCTATGACCGTACACGCTATCCACAAAATCACTTTTTTTACGTTCATATGCTTACTAAGTTAGTTGTTCCCCTCCCGGATAAGTAACCGTATGCTGCCGTTCCCGCCCGTGATGTCGAATACTTTGATCTGATATTTGTCGATGGTAACCGTCTCTGACGCATGCACCGTCACCACTTTGTCTTCTTCGCTTTTTCCGCGGACAAAGAGCCATAATCTCGCCGTTCCGTCCTTCGGGTTGCTCTCCATGCCGATCCCCAAGTCCTTATATTCCACCCGGCACCCTCCACAAACAGTATACGCTCTGGCAGTATCGTATATTGTAAAGTACAAATACAATGGGACAAATAAAATAGGAAAGCCGATCAAAATAATCTTCCACACGAGCCATTTTTTATTCTTGGGTATATTTCTTCTCCAGACATACAGCGCGCTCGAAATGAAGACAATAAGAGCTGATATTTGGCTGATACTGATCGGGCCTTCCTTGCGGAACGTAGGACGGGCCATGGCATCCGGAATGGGGCCGCAATCATTTGTTTTCCGGTTGTAGTATGTATCGGCGCCTACGCAATTTTCAGGAAGCGAGGGAGCGGGAAAATTTTCGCACCAATCCGTTTCAGGGCTTTGCCCCGGCTGGCACACTGTCCGCGCCGGCGTTAAGGCAAAAGCCGCCCGAGCAAAAAAAGCGGTTATGAGAATAAAAGCGAGCGTCAGCATCATTCCCTCTATCCAAAAAATTATTTTTTTCTTAGCCATATATTTTCAGTCTATACAAACACTTCCCGGCTTTCCATTGTGAAAGAAGGCATGACATCCCGAAGCGATCCTCCACTCGCTGCATTTGCCGGAAGTCAGATTAATCCCCTGATATTCCCCGATACACGGGCCTTGGCATTGAGAAGAATCGGTACATGTCTTTCCGGCATCCGATGTCTGCATATTGCAATATTCTTTCTGGTGGATAGGGGTCATCCTTCCCCATACCCCGCCAGCTTCCAGGCACGCTTCTTGAGTTTCGGGAAGTTTTGGTAAGCCGGTTTTGGCGTCGGGCGTAACCGGTTTCTCTGTGATTGTCGGATCATCAGCAAGCTTCCAGGTAGCGTCTTCTAGCAAAAACACGTCGAACTCTATTCGTTCATCACCCGCAAATCCCAGAACGTGTTCTTTGAACAGCAATTTACCGGTTGCAATTACTTTTTTTCCCAGTAAATCATCCGGCCAGGATTTTAGGTTATTAACAAAAATGGTATTGCCGTCTACAGAGATTACGGCACCAGTAGGAGCATTATCTGCAATACCCATCCATTGTGAAACTTTTCCGATCGAACTTTCTAAATCCCGCAAAGTTGTATCATGCGCCCATCTCATGATCGTCTCATGACTGATATCTACTCCCGGTTGTTCTTCGCTGTCCGCCGTTCCTTTAAAAAGCGTAACCAAAACTACGGTCAATATAATAAGAGCAATTATCGCGACAACTACAGTAAATATTCTTATGTTCTTTAGTATAAATTCAATGGGCCGGAAATACATTTGTAGAGATTTTCTTGGCCTGGCCAGAAAATAGATGAATAATCCAAGAATAAGGAATGCAACAGCGCTAATGGCAAAGCGCGCGATGTCATCAGCTGCTACCGCCGGTGTAAGGGCAAAAGCTGGTGGAGCAAGAAGGGCGGTTATGAGAATGGCGCCGGGGACCGCCAGTAAAATCACTTTTTTTACGTTCATATGCTTACTAAGTTAGTTGTTCCTCTTTAAATTATACTACGCCCGGAGCTTCCCGCCTAATGCGCAGTACATTCCTTTGTACTGGTAAATATAGTATATTGCAGTCATGACACGGTACCTATTATTGATATTCAGCTTATGACCGCATCAATAATCCCGATACTCCTAGCGCTTCTTGCTTTTGTTATCGGCATACTCAATCTGGTTAGGCCCGATCTATTTTTGAGTTTTCAGACGTGGTCTCAAAAGGCTCTGTGGGATTCGAAGTATGAACCGGGCCTGCCTGCCTACAGAATGGTTCGGGTTTTCGGCGCATTTTTTGTGATCATAGGGCTGGTCTTTTCTTCAATGATTTTTACTAACGGGGAACCGGGTCTGAGGGAGCAGTTATTTAATTATGACCAGGACCTGGATAAGCTTCCGCTTGTTCGGGTAGTCGTGAAACTCGACAGCATCTGGGAGCGGGCAGGCGGAAGGCCCGACTTGGGGTTGAACGAACAGCGCGATTTCGATTTTTATCTGGAGCGGCCCGACTTGGGGTTGAAACAGCAGGACTTTAAAGATGCCCAGGGCGCGGTCTACACGAGCGACCTGCCTGCGGCACTACAGCCGAAGATGCTTTACGCAAGCGACGTTTCCGATGAGGCAAGGAACGGCGGCAACTCCTGCGACTTCGGCGGCTTTCCGCACACCTGCACGCTTAACTTATACACCGGTGAAGACGCCAAGCCAAAAACCGTTCTGCTTAAGATTGTCTTTGCCGATAACACCTATGCCCAGCAAGAAGTAGCCATACCGTATGCAGGCATGTTGGATACACCTGCCATTCTGGAGCCGAAGTCTGCCCCAAAAAATGGCGGCCGGTTTGGCCTAAAGTTCAGAGACGTTGGCGCAGATCGTTATAAAATCTCGGTGAGCATTTGCCATCCTTACGCAAATAACGGCATCAATCCCTGCCTGAACGTGAATAATTTTGAATATATTTTCGCAAGACAAGGCGGGAGGTTGGTTGAAGAAGGCCGCGATAGCTATTCCCCCGTCATCACTGCCGCCGATAACATTGTTGAAATATGGACAGGCCGTTCGTTCAATTTTTCCCAAGATGATACGAGTGCCGTCTACTCCATTCAAGCCGAGGCAGGGGGTGTGACCCAAGATGGCGTCAAAACCCACAGAAAATCCTATGCCGAAGCTACATACGACCTTCGCTAGCACTGTTTTTGGCGTCATGACGGCTCCGGTGCGACCGAGGGGTTATGGAGCTTGAGCACCCCTCTTTTCCCGAGAGAATCTTCAAAAACGCCTTGTGTTTTGAACGAAAAATCCGAGTCCTAGTCCCGCGCAGCCAAGTCGTGATAGGTTCTTCCGCTCAAGGGGGATAGATTCAAATAAATTATGAGAACAGTAATTATAACCGGAGCAAGCAGCGGCATTGGCCTCGCAACTGCCAAGAAGTTTTTGGCTGAAGGATGGCGAGTTGTCGGCACATATTTAAACACGCCAATTAACATAGAGAATCCAAATTTAATTGCCATACAATATGACCAAGGCGACCCGAGAAGCATCGCAAAAGCCGCTGCTCAAATTACTGCCAGCGTATCTCATGTAGATGCTCTGATTAACAATGCCGGTATTCTTATCGATGCGGAAGATAAAGTTGCTGATTATGTCAAAGTAGAAAAAACTTTGGAAGTTAATGTAGTCGGAGTCGTTAATGTGACGGAACGATTATTACCTCTATTTCAGAAAGATGGCCATATTGTAAATATGGATTCCGGATATGGGGCCATGTCGGTTCCTATAGACGACGAGACGTCCGGCGGATACCGCATTTCAAAAGCGGCATTAAATATGTACACCCGCCATTTGGCATTTCGTTTGCGATCCCAAGGTATTATTGTTTCATCATTGGCTCCGGGATGGGTGGATACTGCCATGGGTAATACTATTGCATCAAGAACTGAAAAACCCGACCGTACTCCGGAACAAGCGGCAGACGAGATTTACCAACTCGTCACAACGGTTAAAGAATCGGGACAATTCTGGGAATACGGCAAAAAAATTCCTTGGTAGTCCGCTTAAGACCGATAATATAAGACGCCGCCTGAACGGTATCTTCTCGAAAGAGTTGCAAAATTTTCAGGGATGTGGTATATTTAGTTGCTCTTTAAAATCCAAAGGAACATCGGAAAGGAAGCCCAACATGAGGTTTTGCGGGAGGCTTTTTGTTTTGCTTTTTTGTTTTTTCTCGATGTATGGGACGCAGGCGGCCGCGGCACAAAATTTCTCCCAAGACTCCGAATCCGAATTCCGCCGGCTCGTCGCAGAGGGCCGGTATGCGTACTTTAATGAAGAATACGAAAAAGCCAAAACGCTGTTACGCGCCGCCCGAGAACTGGACCCCGACAATCCCGAGACCCATGAGCATTTGAGCCTCGTCATTCTTTTTGAACTTAAAAAGGAGCTCGGTATCGAGGGGGACGGAACGCTCAATGATGTAAAAAGGCTCAAGCCATATGCCGACAATGTTACCCAGTTCGAATCGGAGATACGGACAGGAGAGGAGCTGGCGGACGCGATACTTGATAAACACCCCGAGGATCAGCGTGCGCTTTTCGTGCGGGAGAGATTGCGCCTCAACCTCATTATGTTCCGCCGCCAAATACAAGACACGCTTGGCGGCCTCCTTGGCGAATATCGGAAAGCAAAACCCGTCATAGACCAGATCGTTCTGCGAAATCCCAACGATTGCCGGGCATTGGTCACGCAATCCCGCATTAATTATGAGATTGGCAGCCGTCCCTGGTACGAGAAGTTGGGACTTCGCGCGATAGGAGTACGCGGCGATAAGGAAATGGGCATACAAGGAACGGCAAAAGCCGCATCCATGGTATGTCCCGACCACTTCGATTCGGTCGAGGCCCGCTTCAGCTTCCTTTCCATTCTTGCCAAGGAAAAAAAATGGCACGCGGCCTCTGCCATGGCCCTTGAGCTGAGCCTGGAATTTCCGAAGAACACCAAAATAAAGTACTATTTGGACCTTGCAAGGTCCAAAACAAAAATACCCTGACCGGGCTTCCGGCCAGGGCTTTCTTTTCCAAAAGTAATTGAAAAGTGGTATAATCGCATCATAAGCAACTATGCATGATTTCGTTATGGCAAATCTTCTTGATTTCATCTCCCGCAAAAAAACGGCCCCCTCAAAGCTCAAGGTGCTTTTTGTCGCCTCCGAAGCCGCTCCTTTCGCAAAAGTAGGAGGGCTTGGCGAGGTGATGTTCGCCTTGCCCAGAGCCTTGCGCTCTCTTGGCCACGATGCGCGTGTCATGATACCGCGCTATGCCTCCGTAGACCGCGAACGCTATGCGCTCAAAATGATAGTGGAGGGACTTTTGGTGCCGACCGGCGGAGATCCCGCCAATCTTGTTTGTAATGCTTTGATGCACGAGGGCGGCGATACGGCGCCAACATACTTCCTGGAAAACCAGGAATACTACGAAAAACGCGCCAATGTCTACGGGTACGCGGATGACCCCATCCGTTGGGCGCTTTTGTCGCGGGGCGTGCTCGAATTCCTAAAACAAAGCGATTGGGTGCCGGATGTTATTGTGGCAAACGACTGGCAAACGGGGTTTATTCCAAACCTCATACACAAAGAGTATGAACACGATACGGTCATTGATACCATCGCAACCGTGTTTGTGATACATAACCTGTACCATCAGGGCTTGTTCGATCATCGCTTTGTCTCGGAAATGAACTTTGACGCGGGACAAGCCTCCATTGGCGACATATTTGCCCCAAGACTTTTGCACTTGAATGCGGTACGCCGCGGCATCATGTACGCCGACCTCGTGGTCACCGTCTCGCCCACATACGCCAAAGAGATACTCACCAAGGAATACGGCGAGGGGCTTGAGGAGCTTTTGGGCGAGCGGCGCATGCAACTCTCCGGAATCATTAATGGCATTGACTATGAGCGCCTTAATCCAAAAACCGATCCGTACATCACCGCGAAATTCGATGAAAAAACTACGCATCGCCGCAGACGCAACAAGCGCGCACTTCAGGACCGCTTCGGCCTGAAGCAAGATGATAACGCGTTTCTTGTCAGCATCGTCTCGCGCATGGACCATCAAAAAGGGTTTGATCTCATTATGGATATTGCGAATCCGCTTTTCCGAGAAACGGATATTCAGCTGGTGGTACTGGGGAACGGCGACAACAAGTATCGCCTCTTTTTCAAAGAACTTATCGAGAAACACCCAGGGCGCGTAGGAGGGCATTTCGACTTCGACCCTGTACTTCCGCACCTCATCTTCGCCGGAGCCGACGCCATGCTCATTCCATCGGCGTTCGAGCCGTCGGGCCTTACGCAAATGGAGGCAATGCGCTACGGGTGCATTCCCATCGCGCGGCGTACCGGAGGACTTGCCGATACCATCACAGA
The genomic region above belongs to bacterium and contains:
- a CDS encoding SDR family NAD(P)-dependent oxidoreductase, whose product is MRTVIITGASSGIGLATAKKFLAEGWRVVGTYLNTPINIENPNLIAIQYDQGDPRSIAKAAAQITASVSHVDALINNAGILIDAEDKVADYVKVEKTLEVNVVGVVNVTERLLPLFQKDGHIVNMDSGYGAMSVPIDDETSGGYRISKAALNMYTRHLAFRLRSQGIIVSSLAPGWVDTAMGNTIASRTEKPDRTPEQAADEIYQLVTTVKESGQFWEYGKKIPW
- a CDS encoding glycogen/starch synthase, translated to MANLLDFISRKKTAPSKLKVLFVASEAAPFAKVGGLGEVMFALPRALRSLGHDARVMIPRYASVDRERYALKMIVEGLLVPTGGDPANLVCNALMHEGGDTAPTYFLENQEYYEKRANVYGYADDPIRWALLSRGVLEFLKQSDWVPDVIVANDWQTGFIPNLIHKEYEHDTVIDTIATVFVIHNLYHQGLFDHRFVSEMNFDAGQASIGDIFAPRLLHLNAVRRGIMYADLVVTVSPTYAKEILTKEYGEGLEELLGERRMQLSGIINGIDYERLNPKTDPYITAKFDEKTTHRRRRNKRALQDRFGLKQDDNAFLVSIVSRMDHQKGFDLIMDIANPLFRETDIQLVVLGNGDNKYRLFFKELIEKHPGRVGGHFDFDPVLPHLIFAGADAMLIPSAFEPSGLTQMEAMRYGCIPIARRTGGLADTITDYDGADAGDGFLFEAFDSWALFAAIVRARETHRHQEIWQELITRAMERDFSWTVSALEYERKLVAAIEYHKRLK